The genomic interval GTATTACCCATTTCTGCTACATTCTACTCGTATAATAATACTGCTTGCCTTTATCGATTTGATTAACCGAGATTCGATTTCATTTCGAAGCAGTGTTTGAAACATTTCTCGTTGTGAGCTGATGCTTTGCAATAGTTTAAAACATTGAACTTATGATTATTAGCTAGAATTAATCAGGAGAAAGCTAAGCATATTTAGAAAGCATAAGTCAGAAATCGATTTTTAGAAAAGTCCACTATCGATCTGCAGGGACTTACGTGGGTTAGAAAGAAAAGGTCCATTGTCGGTATCCGGCCTCGGTTGGGCTCAACAGGGTAATATTCCGAGCTTGGTGAAATGATTCACTCATATCGGTTTGGAAATAGATGCTCTCCTTGGAGATTGCTGTGGATTGATTTTTAGAAAACCAATCAATGTAACTCTTTATTAGAAATTTGTTGTCGTCCTGAAAAGGACGGTTGGGTTCTCGATTTTAGTGCAGTTCCATGTCGTTGTTTATTTAAGCTTTCTTCTCGGTCTTCTTGGGTAGCAGGACAGCTTGGATGTTGGGCAAAACTCCGCCTTGAGCTATAGTTACACCCGACAGCAGCTTATTCAATTCTTCGTCATTACGAATAGCCAGCTGCAGATGACGTGGGATAATTCTGGTCTTCTTGTTGTCACGAGCGGCATTTCCTGCCAACTCCAACACTTCAGCTGCCAAATATTCCATCACTGCTGCCAAGTAAACAGGAGCTCCAGCTCCAACACGTTCGGCGTAGTTTCCCTTCCTGAGCAGACGATGGATACGACCCACTGGGAACTGCAATCCAGCACGATTTGaacgggactttgcctttcccttaacttttcctcctttaccacgtCCAGACATTTTTTGTTATATAATTATGAAGTTATTCACGAGCAAAGCGAAACTGTACTGATGAAAATTTTCAGTAAGCGAACCCTCTTTTATACTAACTCTGCCATTATTAGTTTTTCACTCAGGCAGTGCTACGAATATAATGAAATGGCATCATAAACATAAGGGGACGGGCATACATTCCACCCTGACTGTGCATAtaacatgatgtttcccttgcTTTCAACATTAGTTCCTCTCGAACAGTGAAAGCGTTAAAACGTAGCAATGGCTCCTAAAACCAGTGGAAAGGCAGCGAAGAAGTCCGGAAAGGCTCAGAAAAGTATTACCAAGACcgacaagaaaaagaagaaggtcCGCAGGAAGGAAAGCTACGCTATCTACATTTACAAAGTGTTGAAACAAGTCCATCCTGACACGGGTATATCATCCAAAGCCATGAGTATCATGAACAGCTTTGTGAATGATATTTTCGAACGCATCGCCGCTGAATCATCTCGTTTAGCGCATTACAACAAGCGATCAACTATAACTTCTCGTGAAATTCAAACCGCAGTTCGTTTATTGCTACCAGGAGAATTGGCCAAACACGCTGTCTCCGAAGGAACCAAAGCCGTCACaaagtataccagctccaagTAAATTCTGAATTCTACAATATGAAAAAatcggcccttctcagggccacAAAATTTAGGTTAAAGAgttcaaaatacaatttttcaatCATTTATTGGTGTTATTATAACAAGTCGCTTCTCGTGCGAACACTCCGCTTTCATTGCTCGAAAGTTTCTGAAAAGTAATATCACAAAAGGTGTCCAAAATGGCTCGATATAACAATTTAATGTAATACGATTTATTGTGAAGTACGTTTTGAGAATGATGTGATCATTGTGTGCAGAATGTATAATGCATCGAGTGAATTTGATAACTGAAACTTGTTGCCCTTTAATCTCGACTGTCCATTCTCATGGAACGTCGTAATTCCAGTATATCACTCGGATGTCCCCTCTCATGGCATATTAAAGTTTATTAGTGATGACGGGGAGTTGAGTTATTTCGAGACTACTTCTTTGAAGTGTCCTTTTCAAATAGCACGAGAAGTCGaatcaaaatatagtaaaattgcTAAGATATATTTTTATCGAGAACGCGTCCATTTACGTCTTTTGGAGACACCAGATTGGGCAATAAATTATTACGTATTATTGCCAACCGTGCATTAATCAGCCTGCAATGCACATTGGAAAGTGTTTTAAGATTTATCCTAATATACCAAATTACAAAAAGTAAAATATTGTTTGTCACATAAGTCCAATATCATTATAGTACATCCCTTCCTTGTTTGGTttttagagactttaaacttttgcagttcattcgtctctagtcctgagaagggcccttgtgaaaAGAAAACTACTCCATTACTTCTCCTTCACCTGTCTTAAGAAAGACAATCCATTCTCGACTaacgctcgccggcaacgagAAGTGATTATAATACGATGCTTGGTTCCAAAATGATACTAAATAATACGAGCATTTGTAAACGAATAACTCTGAACTGATTAAGAATTGATCATATTTGTGGAAGCATGTTCTATTATCAAAAGTATTCTTCTATAGTAACATTTATCAGCAAGCTCAGAGGttcattcatatttcatatattcA from Toxorhynchites rutilus septentrionalis strain SRP unplaced genomic scaffold, ASM2978413v1 HiC_scaffold_59, whole genome shotgun sequence carries:
- the LOC129782384 gene encoding histone H2A is translated as MSGRGKGGKVKGKAKSRSNRAGLQFPVGRIHRLLRKGNYAERVGAGAPVYLAAVMEYLAAEVLELAGNAARDNKKTRIIPRHLQLAIRNDEELNKLLSGVTIAQGGVLPNIQAVLLPKKTEKKA
- the LOC129782392 gene encoding histone H2B-like — protein: MAPKTSGKAAKKSGKAQKSITKTDKKKKKVRRKESYAIYIYKVLKQVHPDTGISSKAMSIMNSFVNDIFERIAAESSRLAHYNKRSTITSREIQTAVRLLLPGELAKHAVSEGTKAVTKYTSSK